Proteins from a genomic interval of Micromonospora sp. NBC_00389:
- a CDS encoding ROK family protein, which translates to MTDVVTPPTSPVSRERSKEIKRLSVISTARQVRLLSRAELTELTGLSPATLTPLVRELIAEGYLIERGPGASRAGRPRAMLEFNPRAELVAAVSLEPSRISCEIADSDGNVVAHRGVRLTGDIVDTICRFIPELTGDALPALRGVAIAAPGVSSGGAVRLAPSVGVVEGLPIGESVQRRLGVPVVVDNDVNLMAAGEHAAGAGSDVADLLLLHVADGIGAGLVLDGQVRRGAGGAAGEVGFLPLDPADRGHDGIGPFEARWSESAIAERVVALRPGRRPESPVRALVELAGTDPAAAAYLDEVLHAWSRLIVSCACVIDPGRVLLSGAAAQLDDAAVARVQEYVTAAAPATTEVRRAVLGDRSVLHGAVSYALSAAASGLPNLLPTP; encoded by the coding sequence GTGACTGACGTGGTGACACCCCCAACGAGCCCGGTGAGCCGGGAGCGGTCGAAGGAGATCAAGCGGTTGTCCGTGATCTCCACCGCCCGTCAGGTCCGGTTGCTCTCGCGCGCCGAGCTGACCGAACTCACCGGCCTCAGCCCCGCCACGCTCACCCCGCTGGTCCGCGAGCTGATCGCCGAGGGCTACCTGATCGAGCGGGGGCCGGGCGCCTCCCGCGCCGGCCGGCCCCGGGCCATGCTGGAGTTCAACCCGCGCGCCGAGCTGGTCGCGGCGGTCTCCCTGGAGCCGTCCCGGATCAGTTGCGAGATCGCCGACAGCGACGGCAACGTGGTGGCCCACCGCGGCGTCCGGCTCACCGGCGACATCGTCGACACCATCTGCCGGTTCATCCCGGAACTTACCGGTGACGCCCTGCCCGCCCTGCGCGGCGTGGCCATCGCGGCGCCCGGCGTCAGCTCCGGCGGTGCCGTCCGGCTCGCCCCGTCGGTGGGCGTGGTCGAGGGGCTGCCGATAGGGGAGTCGGTGCAGCGGCGGCTCGGCGTGCCGGTGGTCGTCGACAACGACGTCAACCTGATGGCGGCCGGCGAGCACGCCGCCGGTGCCGGCAGCGACGTCGCCGACCTGCTGCTGCTGCACGTGGCCGACGGGATCGGTGCCGGGCTGGTGCTCGACGGGCAGGTCCGGCGCGGTGCCGGCGGGGCCGCCGGCGAGGTCGGTTTCCTGCCGCTGGACCCGGCCGACCGGGGGCACGACGGGATCGGCCCGTTCGAGGCCCGCTGGTCGGAAAGCGCGATCGCCGAGCGGGTGGTCGCGCTGCGCCCGGGCCGGCGTCCCGAGTCACCCGTCCGTGCCCTGGTCGAGCTGGCCGGCACCGACCCGGCCGCCGCCGCGTACCTGGACGAGGTGCTGCACGCCTGGTCCCGCCTGATCGTCTCGTGCGCCTGCGTCATCGACCCGGGCCGGGTGCTGCTCAGCGGGGCCGCCGCCCAGCTCGACGACGCGGCCGTCGCCCGGGTCCAGGAATACGTCACCGCCGCCGCGCCGGCGACCACCGAAGTACGCCGGGCGGTGCTCGGCGACCGGTCCGTGCTGCACGGGGCGGTGAGCTACGCCCTCTCGGCCGCCGCGTCCGGCCTGCCCAACCTGCTGCCCACACCCTGA
- a CDS encoding extracellular solute-binding protein has translation MRRRLFLAGALATVLAAGTACGGGGGDGAADGAGAEKLTIYTARDKKVSTFVVDQFTAKYPEYKGKVEILNLGAQEILERVRAEKANPQADVWWGGTQQGLTAGATEDLLTAWQPTFAAKMDAQYKDSEGRWFGEILLPEVIMYNNKALTPEQAPKDWDDLLKPEWKDKILIRDVAASGTMRSIYASMIVRQSADGSNPQPGYDWLKKLDANTGAYAANPADLYLKLSRQQGLLSAWNLQDILLQANQSNMPFGFVMPTSGAPVLVDGLAAVKGGNTTGAQKFVEFLFDDKLRADLAKDYYQIPAVDIAQKPQWLAELNLKPLDVDWDVIGKNETEWINHWNSQIKNKG, from the coding sequence ATGAGACGTCGCCTGTTCCTTGCCGGAGCGCTCGCCACCGTGCTGGCCGCCGGCACCGCCTGCGGCGGCGGAGGCGGAGACGGCGCGGCTGACGGCGCCGGCGCCGAGAAGCTGACCATCTACACCGCCCGCGACAAGAAGGTCTCCACCTTCGTCGTCGACCAGTTCACCGCGAAGTACCCCGAGTACAAGGGCAAGGTCGAGATCCTCAACCTCGGCGCCCAGGAGATCCTGGAGCGGGTTCGCGCCGAGAAGGCCAACCCGCAGGCCGACGTCTGGTGGGGAGGCACCCAGCAAGGGCTCACCGCCGGCGCGACCGAGGACCTGCTGACTGCCTGGCAGCCGACGTTCGCTGCCAAGATGGACGCGCAGTACAAGGACTCCGAGGGCCGTTGGTTCGGTGAGATCCTGCTGCCCGAGGTCATCATGTACAACAACAAGGCGCTCACCCCGGAGCAGGCCCCGAAGGACTGGGACGACCTGCTCAAGCCGGAGTGGAAGGACAAGATCCTCATCCGGGATGTCGCCGCGTCCGGCACGATGCGGTCGATCTACGCCTCGATGATCGTGCGGCAGTCCGCCGACGGCAGCAACCCGCAGCCCGGCTACGACTGGCTCAAGAAGCTCGACGCCAACACGGGCGCCTACGCCGCCAACCCGGCCGACCTCTACCTGAAGCTGTCCCGCCAGCAGGGCCTGCTCAGCGCCTGGAACCTCCAGGACATCCTGCTCCAGGCCAACCAGTCGAACATGCCGTTCGGCTTCGTGATGCCGACCTCCGGCGCTCCCGTGCTGGTCGACGGGCTGGCCGCGGTCAAGGGCGGCAACACCACCGGAGCGCAGAAGTTCGTGGAGTTCCTCTTCGACGACAAGCTCCGCGCCGACCTGGCCAAGGACTACTACCAGATCCCGGCTGTGGACATCGCCCAGAAGCCACAGTGGCTGGCCGAGCTCAACCTCAAGCCACTCGACGTCGACTGGGACGTGATCGGCAAGAACGAGACCGAGTGGATCAACCACTGGAACAGCCAGATCAAGAACAAGGGCTGA
- a CDS encoding ABC transporter ATP-binding protein, translated as MIDVTLESVSKRFARAGDTAAVDGVDITIAAGQFFTLLGPSGCGKTTTLRMVAGFYFPTSGRIRFGQEDVTRRPPNKRDTGMVFQNYALFPHLSVAQNVAYGLKIRKVGRAESKRRIEEALGQVDLAGYGGRRIDELSGGQQQRVALARALVIRPRTLLLDEPLSNLDAKLREETRTEIRRIQKETGTTALYVTHDQAEAMAMSDRIAVMQSGRVQQIGSPQEIYHRPATTFVARFIGRSNVLTLPVLGAGPETVTVGLPDGNEVTVAAPADHGLRAGETGLVSIRPEHIGLTSTTAPDALPGRITDLEFTGMATNLVIDVAGEPVQVAAVDVPAGIAVGDQVGLRLPRERMWVVRP; from the coding sequence ATGATCGATGTCACGTTGGAGTCGGTGAGCAAGCGCTTCGCGCGCGCCGGCGACACGGCCGCCGTCGACGGCGTCGACATCACCATCGCCGCCGGACAGTTCTTCACCCTGCTCGGCCCGAGCGGTTGCGGTAAGACCACCACGCTGCGCATGGTGGCGGGCTTCTACTTCCCGACCTCCGGCCGAATCCGGTTCGGACAGGAGGACGTCACCCGCCGCCCGCCGAACAAGCGGGACACCGGCATGGTCTTCCAGAACTACGCGCTCTTCCCGCACCTGAGCGTCGCGCAGAACGTCGCGTACGGGCTGAAGATCCGCAAGGTCGGCAGGGCCGAGTCGAAGCGGCGGATCGAGGAGGCGCTCGGCCAGGTGGACCTCGCCGGTTACGGCGGCCGGCGCATCGACGAACTCTCCGGCGGCCAGCAGCAGCGGGTCGCGCTGGCCCGCGCGCTGGTCATCCGGCCGCGTACCCTGCTGCTCGACGAGCCACTGTCCAACCTCGACGCCAAGCTGCGCGAGGAGACCCGGACCGAGATCCGCCGGATCCAGAAGGAGACCGGCACCACCGCCCTGTACGTCACACACGACCAGGCCGAGGCGATGGCAATGTCGGACCGGATCGCGGTGATGCAGTCCGGCCGGGTGCAGCAGATCGGCTCGCCGCAGGAGATCTACCACCGGCCGGCGACCACATTCGTCGCCCGGTTCATCGGGCGCAGCAACGTGCTTACCCTGCCGGTGCTCGGCGCCGGCCCGGAGACCGTCACGGTGGGGCTGCCCGACGGCAACGAGGTCACCGTCGCCGCCCCGGCCGACCACGGCCTGCGCGCGGGGGAGACCGGCCTGGTCTCGATCCGCCCGGAGCACATCGGGCTCACCTCGACCACCGCACCGGACGCTCTGCCCGGCCGGATCACCGACCTGGAGTTCACCGGCATGGCCACCAACCTGGTGATCGACGTGGCCGGCGAACCGGTCCAGGTCGCTGCTGTGGACGTACCGGCCGGGATCGCGGTCGGCGACCAGGTCGGACTGCGGCTGCCACGGGAGCGGATGTGGGTGGTGCGGCCGTGA
- a CDS encoding ABC transporter permease: protein MTTIPATPSPATVPPITEDRTPSDDGRRPRFTDRFAGGTNSRWFPYLLVFPLALILFGYVVQPMFATFVESFGEDGTANYTSFLTGAGVARSSLVTSLIISAASVLLCGIVGVSMAFLLKRFSFPGRRLIEAIILVPAALPPLIGAISFQLLYSETGILPRGLQQLFGTENPVLPFSGIAGVLVVHTFTMYPFFYLSASAALAGMDPSVEEAAYNLGAGRVRVWRTVLLPMLTPALVSASLLVFMTSLASYTAPLLFGVDQTMTMQIYINRTNNDLPMASTYASVLAVVSVLFLLGMRWYEGRRSYRSQSKGVAAHRREITNPFGKWLALAASLLATALLLAPVATIALVAFSQDGSWTTEVIPAAYTWQNFVTIFSDPDAFQPILNSLQMSLLATVGCVVIGVLIAYAVRRLNFRGRGLLDVAVMLAWALPGTVVAINLISAFSTGNAFSFGQVLIGTFWIMPLAYFVRFLPLVFRSSSATLAQIDPSLEEAARNLGASWWRAFGTVTLRLMLPGVIAGALLAFVHGVGEFVASVLIYTSETAPISVEINNRMYSFEVGTAAAYGMLQVVLIFVVMVVSGRLQSGRRATREAAQWTT from the coding sequence GTGACGACCATCCCGGCCACGCCGAGCCCGGCGACCGTCCCGCCGATCACCGAGGACCGCACGCCCTCCGACGACGGCCGTCGGCCGCGGTTCACCGACCGCTTCGCCGGGGGTACCAACTCCCGCTGGTTCCCATACCTGCTCGTCTTCCCGCTCGCCCTGATCCTCTTCGGGTACGTAGTCCAGCCGATGTTCGCCACCTTCGTGGAGAGCTTCGGCGAGGACGGCACGGCGAACTACACAAGCTTCCTCACCGGCGCCGGGGTGGCCCGGTCGTCGCTGGTCACCTCCCTGATCATCTCGGCGGCCAGCGTGCTGCTCTGCGGGATCGTCGGGGTGTCGATGGCCTTCCTGCTCAAGCGCTTCTCGTTTCCCGGCCGCCGGCTGATCGAGGCGATCATCCTGGTGCCGGCGGCGCTGCCACCGCTGATCGGGGCGATCTCGTTCCAGCTCCTCTACAGCGAGACCGGCATCCTGCCGCGCGGCCTCCAGCAGCTCTTCGGCACCGAGAACCCGGTGCTGCCGTTCAGCGGCATCGCCGGGGTGCTGGTGGTGCACACCTTCACCATGTACCCCTTCTTCTACCTGTCCGCCTCGGCAGCCCTCGCGGGGATGGACCCATCGGTGGAGGAGGCCGCCTACAACCTCGGCGCCGGCCGGGTCCGGGTCTGGCGTACCGTGCTGCTGCCGATGCTCACCCCGGCGCTGGTCTCCGCCTCGCTGCTGGTCTTCATGACCTCGCTGGCCTCGTACACCGCCCCGCTGCTGTTCGGGGTGGACCAGACCATGACCATGCAGATCTACATCAACCGCACCAACAACGACCTGCCGATGGCGTCCACCTACGCCTCCGTGCTCGCGGTGGTCTCGGTACTCTTCCTGCTCGGCATGCGCTGGTACGAGGGGCGGCGCAGCTACCGCTCCCAGTCCAAGGGCGTCGCCGCGCACCGCCGGGAGATCACCAACCCTTTCGGCAAGTGGCTGGCCCTGGCCGCCTCGCTGCTGGCCACCGCGCTGCTGCTCGCCCCGGTGGCGACCATCGCCCTGGTCGCGTTCTCCCAGGACGGCTCCTGGACCACCGAGGTAATCCCGGCCGCGTACACCTGGCAGAACTTCGTCACGATCTTCTCTGACCCAGACGCGTTCCAACCGATCCTCAACTCGCTGCAGATGAGCCTGCTCGCCACCGTCGGCTGCGTGGTGATCGGCGTGCTCATCGCTTACGCGGTGCGTCGGCTCAACTTCCGCGGCCGGGGCCTGCTGGACGTAGCGGTCATGCTGGCCTGGGCGCTGCCCGGCACGGTGGTCGCGATCAACCTGATCTCGGCGTTCAGCACCGGAAACGCGTTCAGCTTCGGGCAGGTGCTGATCGGCACCTTCTGGATCATGCCGCTGGCGTACTTCGTGCGATTCCTGCCGCTGGTCTTCCGGTCCAGCTCGGCGACGCTGGCCCAGATCGACCCTTCGCTGGAGGAGGCCGCCCGCAACCTCGGCGCCTCCTGGTGGCGAGCGTTCGGCACGGTGACCCTGCGGCTGATGCTGCCGGGCGTGATCGCCGGCGCACTGCTCGCCTTCGTGCACGGCGTCGGTGAGTTCGTCGCCTCGGTGCTGATCTACACCTCGGAGACCGCGCCGATCTCGGTGGAGATCAACAACCGGATGTACTCGTTCGAGGTCGGCACCGCCGCCGCATACGGCATGCTCCAGGTGGTGTTGATCTTCGTGGTGATGGTGGTCTCCGGCCGGCTGCAGAGCGGTCGCCGAGCCACCCGCGAGGCGGCACAGTGGACCACGTGA
- a CDS encoding creatininase family protein codes for MTSWPAPGGLVPASRIPGGELAAVAAAADFAVLPVGAVEWHGPHLPLGTDLILAEGFAAESAVPGDTGPRGVLFPAVPYAACPGQTRPWPGTVAIRPEIAVGYLADVIEGIVAAGFPRLLIVNGHDANMSTVRAAMEWVSGRRQASLLLVNWFQLVTPAETAEIYGPLVSRGHGGAYETSGVLGFDPDAVRLDAATDLPPKPKLPVTQPYVLVESRPDPWQGWSGHVSLASEAAGRQIRELAGARLREVVTAWVAAELPAPPTADPLPSDSPPFSAPARPLPEESA; via the coding sequence GTGACATCCTGGCCGGCACCCGGGGGGCTCGTCCCGGCCTCCCGGATACCCGGCGGCGAGCTGGCGGCGGTCGCCGCGGCGGCGGACTTCGCGGTCCTGCCGGTCGGCGCCGTCGAGTGGCACGGCCCGCACCTGCCGCTGGGCACCGACCTGATCCTGGCCGAGGGCTTCGCCGCCGAGAGCGCCGTGCCCGGCGACACCGGCCCGCGCGGGGTGCTCTTCCCCGCCGTGCCATACGCGGCCTGCCCGGGACAGACCCGGCCGTGGCCCGGCACGGTGGCGATCCGACCCGAGATCGCGGTCGGCTACCTCGCCGACGTGATCGAGGGGATCGTCGCGGCCGGCTTCCCCCGGCTGCTGATCGTCAACGGCCACGACGCCAACATGTCCACCGTCCGGGCCGCCATGGAGTGGGTCTCCGGCCGTCGGCAGGCCAGCCTGCTGCTGGTCAACTGGTTCCAGCTGGTCACCCCGGCGGAGACCGCCGAGATCTACGGCCCGCTGGTCTCCCGTGGGCACGGCGGGGCGTACGAGACCTCGGGCGTGCTCGGCTTCGACCCCGACGCGGTACGCCTCGACGCTGCGACCGACCTGCCGCCGAAGCCGAAGCTGCCGGTGACCCAGCCATACGTCCTGGTCGAGTCCCGGCCGGACCCCTGGCAGGGCTGGTCCGGGCACGTCTCGTTGGCCAGCGAGGCCGCCGGCCGGCAGATCCGCGAACTGGCCGGAGCCCGACTGCGCGAGGTCGTGACCGCCTGGGTGGCCGCCGAGCTGCCCGCCCCGCCCACCGCCGACCCGCTGCCGTCCGATTCGCCGCCGTTCTCGGCGCCGGCCAGACCACTGCCAGAGGAGAGCGCATGA
- a CDS encoding amidohydrolase family protein has product MTVDRGLDIVDFHLHFRIGADETVKGCEHAAGMHPGGEHEAAVRAAGSAPYARQWRRAWSFPDPEPPAQRWQDEADRWAQELREVNIRRAVFVTGGGNDTVADVVDRHPDLLLGFAHHDPYGPDAAGELERAVVERGLRGLKLFAPLLRGPLDDEALDPLWGTAQRLGVPVLIHIGHYGSAGGLTVGRYGSPDELARMARRFPELAVVVPHFGVQHVQELFFAAWGCPNIHIDTSGSNQWVRWMPYKLTLEDLFRRCYETIGPERIVFGSDSSWFPRGYVTRYLDDQLRVCHELGLPDDHLRAIFAGNAERLLGLSD; this is encoded by the coding sequence ATGACCGTGGACCGTGGACTGGACATCGTCGACTTCCACCTGCACTTCCGGATCGGTGCCGACGAGACGGTCAAGGGTTGCGAGCACGCCGCCGGCATGCACCCCGGCGGCGAGCACGAGGCAGCTGTCCGGGCCGCCGGCTCTGCTCCGTACGCCCGGCAGTGGCGCCGCGCCTGGAGCTTCCCCGACCCGGAACCGCCCGCCCAGCGCTGGCAGGACGAGGCTGACCGGTGGGCCCAGGAGCTGCGCGAGGTCAACATCCGCCGGGCGGTCTTCGTCACCGGCGGCGGCAACGACACCGTGGCCGACGTGGTGGACCGGCATCCGGACCTGCTGCTCGGCTTCGCCCACCACGACCCGTATGGCCCGGACGCCGCCGGTGAGCTGGAGCGCGCGGTGGTCGAGCGCGGCCTGCGCGGGCTGAAGCTCTTCGCCCCGTTGTTGCGCGGCCCGCTGGACGACGAGGCCCTCGATCCGCTCTGGGGCACCGCCCAGCGACTCGGCGTGCCGGTGCTGATCCACATCGGGCACTACGGCAGCGCCGGCGGCCTCACCGTCGGCCGGTACGGAAGCCCGGACGAGCTGGCCCGGATGGCCCGCCGCTTCCCTGAGCTGGCGGTCGTGGTGCCGCACTTCGGGGTACAGCACGTACAGGAGCTGTTCTTTGCCGCCTGGGGCTGTCCGAACATCCACATCGACACCTCAGGCTCCAATCAGTGGGTGCGCTGGATGCCGTACAAGCTCACGCTGGAGGACCTCTTCCGCCGCTGCTACGAGACCATCGGCCCGGAGCGGATCGTGTTCGGCAGCGACTCGTCCTGGTTCCCGCGCGGCTACGTCACCCGGTACCTCGACGACCAGCTCCGGGTCTGCCACGAGCTGGGCCTACCCGACGACCACCTCCGCGCGATCTTCGCCGGTAACGCCGAACGGCTGCTCGGCCTCAGCGACTGA
- a CDS encoding argininosuccinate lyase, whose protein sequence is MSTPALTTYQRHHLRPTYDHHVGYLYPAMVRASQAHVVMLTEQGLIPAERGARLLRGLAELRADTTPAPAFDGSFEDTYYLLEKRLAEACGVPTSELDVQMARSRNDLDAGVFRMLLRDQLLGVLDRVLAAGRTALERADRYADVVITGYTHRRPAQPTTIGHALAGYAEALAGEAVAYADLIDQLNTSPLGSCAFAGTDLDIAPARVAELLGFAGLVTNSYEAVAGADHLVRVGTLNAQALATGARLARTLMDWLTWRWVATPGDFTQGSSIMPQKRNPVVLEHLVSMAGATAADAASVLNNVGAAWWEDSNNATTDVQVRLWDSNDRTDRFFALLGGFLAELEPLEPPTREEIVASGATTTAAADALTRHGVPFRAAHSVVGRLVRGGAPDGWTVDSVRAAADGITARLDDAAVADLIAAAVQPELVLDRVQVDGPGAAAVRAQVGVVRGTFDTVAGRLSAVRDRLARADAALDAVAAEQAAR, encoded by the coding sequence ATGAGCACACCCGCGCTGACCACATACCAGCGGCACCACCTGCGGCCCACCTACGACCACCACGTCGGGTACCTGTACCCGGCGATGGTCCGGGCCAGCCAGGCCCACGTGGTGATGCTGACCGAGCAGGGGCTGATCCCGGCCGAGCGGGGCGCCCGGCTGCTGCGCGGGCTGGCCGAGCTGCGCGCGGACACCACACCGGCGCCAGCATTCGACGGCAGCTTCGAGGACACCTACTACCTGCTCGAGAAGCGGCTCGCCGAGGCGTGCGGTGTCCCCACCTCCGAGCTGGACGTGCAGATGGCCCGCAGCCGCAACGACCTCGACGCCGGGGTGTTCCGGATGCTGCTGCGCGACCAGCTCCTCGGCGTGCTGGACCGGGTGCTGGCCGCCGGGCGGACCGCGCTGGAGCGGGCCGACCGGTACGCCGACGTGGTCATCACCGGCTACACCCACCGCCGGCCGGCCCAGCCCACCACCATCGGCCACGCCCTCGCCGGCTACGCCGAGGCTCTCGCGGGCGAGGCGGTCGCCTACGCCGACCTGATCGACCAGCTCAACACCTCGCCGCTGGGCTCCTGCGCCTTCGCCGGCACCGACCTGGACATCGCCCCGGCCCGGGTGGCGGAACTGCTCGGCTTCGCCGGCCTGGTCACCAACTCGTACGAGGCGGTCGCCGGCGCGGACCACCTGGTCCGGGTGGGCACACTCAACGCCCAGGCGCTGGCCACCGGCGCCCGGCTGGCCCGGACCCTGATGGACTGGCTCACCTGGCGCTGGGTCGCCACCCCCGGCGACTTCACCCAGGGCAGCAGCATCATGCCGCAGAAGCGCAACCCGGTGGTGCTGGAGCACCTGGTGTCGATGGCCGGCGCCACCGCCGCTGACGCCGCCTCCGTGCTCAACAACGTCGGCGCGGCCTGGTGGGAGGACTCCAACAACGCCACCACCGACGTGCAGGTGCGGCTCTGGGACAGCAACGACCGCACGGACCGGTTCTTCGCCCTGCTCGGCGGCTTCCTGGCCGAGCTGGAGCCGCTGGAGCCGCCGACCCGGGAGGAGATCGTCGCCTCCGGGGCCACCACGACCGCCGCCGCCGACGCGCTTACCCGGCACGGGGTGCCGTTCCGGGCCGCGCACTCGGTGGTCGGACGGCTGGTCCGGGGCGGTGCGCCGGACGGCTGGACCGTCGACTCGGTGCGGGCCGCGGCTGACGGGATCACCGCCCGGCTCGACGACGCGGCCGTCGCCGACCTGATCGCCGCCGCAGTCCAGCCGGAGCTCGTCCTCGACCGGGTCCAGGTCGACGGCCCCGGCGCGGCCGCCGTCCGCGCCCAGGTGGGCGTGGTACGTGGCACTTTCGACACGGTCGCCGGCCGGCTCTCGGCGGTCCGGGACCGGCTCGCCCGGGCGGACGCGGCGCTGGACGCGGTCGCCGCCGAGCAGGCGGCCCGGTGA
- a CDS encoding ROK family protein, whose translation MNVRLAGQAAQPVAPTGTGPLLLGIDFGGTKMAVGVADRQGRLLARERVLTYAEQGAPQALDRALELAAKLVAQVGGPLTAAGIASPGVVRPDGIDLAPNVPGWDRLRLAEAVRERLDVPAVAVDNDLNAAALAELRLGALRDADPGLVVGLGTGVAAAVTVRGEVLSGHHGAAGEIGYAVAGAARPGVMLEATFSGRALDQLAEELLLPGGATGLAVRAGQPGGIRDALLARVDELARHLVTCCLLVDPQRVVLVGGVTGSDLIRGMLVERMAEVLPYPPEVVRSGFPDDAALLGAVILAREAVSAPH comes from the coding sequence ATGAACGTCCGGCTCGCCGGCCAGGCCGCTCAGCCTGTCGCACCGACCGGCACCGGCCCGCTGCTGCTCGGCATCGACTTCGGCGGCACCAAAATGGCGGTCGGGGTGGCCGACCGCCAGGGCCGGCTGCTGGCCCGGGAGCGGGTGCTCACGTACGCCGAGCAGGGTGCCCCGCAGGCCCTGGACCGTGCGCTGGAGCTGGCCGCGAAGCTGGTGGCGCAGGTCGGCGGCCCGCTGACGGCGGCCGGCATCGCCTCGCCCGGGGTGGTCCGGCCGGACGGCATCGACCTGGCGCCGAACGTGCCCGGCTGGGACCGGCTGCGGCTGGCCGAGGCGGTCCGGGAGCGGCTTGACGTGCCGGCGGTGGCCGTCGACAACGACCTGAACGCCGCCGCCCTGGCCGAGCTGCGGCTCGGCGCGCTGCGCGACGCCGACCCCGGCCTGGTGGTCGGACTCGGCACCGGCGTGGCGGCGGCGGTCACGGTACGCGGGGAGGTGCTGTCCGGTCACCACGGCGCGGCCGGCGAGATCGGGTACGCCGTCGCCGGTGCCGCCCGGCCCGGCGTCATGCTGGAGGCGACCTTCTCCGGTCGGGCGTTGGATCAGCTCGCCGAGGAGCTGCTCCTGCCCGGTGGGGCGACCGGGCTCGCCGTCCGGGCCGGACAGCCCGGCGGGATCCGGGACGCGTTGCTGGCCCGGGTCGACGAGCTGGCCCGCCACCTGGTCACCTGCTGCCTGCTGGTGGATCCGCAGCGGGTGGTGCTGGTCGGTGGGGTGACCGGCAGCGACCTGATCCGGGGAATGCTGGTCGAGCGGATGGCCGAGGTCCTGCCGTACCCGCCGGAGGTCGTCCGCTCCGGGTTCCCCGACGACGCCGCCCTGCTCGGCGCGGTAATCCTGGCCCGCGAGGCGGTGTCTGCCCCGCACTGA
- a CDS encoding carboxymuconolactone decarboxylase family protein, with translation MQSRLKNKNTNNPDVWKAVGHLQKAIAAGGVDPKLLALVHLRASQINSCSACVYASVAGGKKAGDTDERLHNVAAWREAPFYTDAERAALALAEAATRLQDGAEGVTDEIWEGVNAHFTEEQIGAINLEIALTNFFNRINRTIKEPAGQTWG, from the coding sequence ATGCAGAGCCGACTGAAGAACAAGAACACCAACAACCCCGACGTGTGGAAGGCGGTCGGGCACCTGCAGAAGGCGATCGCCGCTGGGGGCGTCGACCCGAAGCTGCTCGCGCTGGTCCATCTGCGCGCCAGCCAGATCAACAGCTGCTCGGCGTGCGTCTACGCCAGTGTCGCCGGGGGGAAGAAGGCCGGTGACACCGACGAGCGGCTGCACAACGTAGCGGCGTGGCGTGAGGCGCCGTTTTACACCGATGCGGAGCGCGCGGCACTGGCGCTGGCCGAGGCCGCCACCCGGCTGCAGGACGGCGCGGAGGGAGTCACCGACGAGATCTGGGAAGGGGTCAACGCCCATTTCACTGAGGAGCAGATCGGCGCGATCAACCTGGAGATCGCACTGACCAACTTCTTCAACCGGATCAACCGCACCATCAAGGAACCGGCCGGCCAGACCTGGGGCTGA